Sequence from the Verrucomicrobiia bacterium genome:
TGTCAGGCCCAAACTGCACGGTGGCCACATCGCGCAGCAAAATCGGCACGCCATTCGACCCCACCCCCACGGCCGTCTGGCGCAACTGATCGAGGTTGCTCAGGTAGCCTTTGACGCGCAGGATGAATTCCTTCTCGGACAATTCGAGCGCCCGTCCGCCGGCTTCGCCGGTGCTGCGTTTGATGGCCATTTCCACCATGGCCAGCGGCAGGTTGTAGGCCCGCAGTTTCACCGGGTCCACGGTCACTTGATATTGCTTCACGAAGCCGCCGACGGACGCGACTTCCGAAACGCCGTCCACGGCCGTGAGTTGATATTTCAAATGCCAGTCTTGCAGCGAACGCAGCTCCTGAAGATCACGCTGGTCCGATTCCAACGAATACATGAACGCCCAGCCCACCCCGGTGGCGTCCGGCCCGAGCGTGGGCGTGACCCCTTTGGGCAACTGGCCGCTGAGGCCATTGAGGTATTCGAGCACGCGGCTGCGCGCCCAATACGGGTCCGTGCCGTCCTCAAAAATCACGTAAACAAACGAGTAGCCGTAGAACGAATACCCGCGCACCACCTTGGCGTAGGGCACCGACAGCATCTTCGTCGTGATTGGATACGTGACCTGGTCCTGCACAATGCTGGGCGCCTGACCGTCCCACTCGGTGTAAATGATGACCTGCACGTCGGACAGATCCGGGATGGCGTCCACCGGCGTGTGCCGGACGGCATAAATGCCGCCCAGCACGAGGCCCAGCGTGGCCACGAGCACGAGGAACTTGTTCTTCAGCGAAAAATCAATGAGGCGCGTGAGCATGGTTCGTTCAGGTTGGTTCGAGCGCGTCGTCCGCGTGATCAGGGTTGATGCTCCTTCCGCCAGTGGTCTTCGGCGATTTTGCCATGGGGCACGGTGGACGTCGGCACCAGCTCCATCTCGCATTTCGGGCAGAAACCGGGCTTGTCCGAAACCACATCCGCGTGCGCCGCCATCGGACAGGTGTAAAGCGTTGGCAACGGCGTTTCCTTCTGCGGAGAGGACTGCAGTGACGTTTCGCGTGGTGACGGCTTTGCCATGACCGGAATCAACGTCATGCCGCAAAGCGGGCATTTGCCCGGCTTGCCTTCATGCACATTGGCATGCTCGGGCATCGGGCAGGTGTAATACTCGATGGCGCCGCCGGGCTGGATTTTTTTCAGGAGATCCGCCGAAACCGGCACGAGCGTCATGCCGCACAACGGGCATTTCCCCGGATGCTCGTATTCAATCGCCACGTGCTCGGGCATCGGGCAGATGTAAATCACCGCGGCCGCCGCCTGGCCCATTCCCGTCTCCGGTTCGCCAGCGGACGTGTTCGTGGTTTGCGTCGCCGGATGGGCCGCTTCGGCAGCGGGCGCATTCGGTTCCTGCATTTTCTGCATCGCCTCCCGCAACTGGCTTTCCGAATCGAGCAGGAACTGGCCCGACGTCACGATGCGTTCGCCGGCATGCAACCCGCTCAAAACCTGGATCAGGTCATGTTCGCCACGCGCGCCCAGCATGACGTTGCGCGGCTCAAATTTCCCACCGGGCAGCGCAATAAAGACCGTGTTCCGCTCGCCGCTGCGCAGCACCGCCATGTCCGGCACGAGCACGGCCGACGGCGCGAGCTCCGCCACCAGTTCCACCGAGGCGAACATGCCCGGCTTCAGAAAATAACCCGGGTTGTGAAATTCCATCCGCACGCGGGCCGTGCGCGTCATCACATCAATCGTCGGGTAAAGGTAGGTCACGCGGCCGCGAAATTTGCGGTCGGGCAGATACGACAGCGAAACCGACGCCTCCTGGCCGAGCCGGACGAACGGCAAATCCTGCTCGTAGATTTGCGCCTGCACCCAGACGATGCCGAGATTCGCCAGGCGATACAGCTTCATTCCGGCATCGACCATCTGGCCTTCGACCACCATTTTCTCGGTGACGAAGCCATCCATCGGCGCCTGGACCGTCAGGGTCTTTTGCGCAACGCGCGTTTTCTCCAGTTCGGCGATTTGGGCGTCGGAAACATCGTAGAACTTGAGCTTTGTCCGCGCCGTCTCACGCAACGCATCGCCACCGGGGCCGGGCGCCGCCTGCAGGGCGAGGAGGTATTCGGTCTGCGCGGTGTAAAGCTCCGGCGAATACACCGCGAACAGCGGATCGCCACGATGCACCTGCGCGCCGACGGCATCCACGTAAAGCTTCTCCACCCAGCCCTTGAACTTGGTCGTCACATCGGCCAGCGCGGTTTCGTCGTAGTCAATCGTCGCGACCGTGCGCACCACGCGACGCAGCGGACCGGCGGTCACGACGGCCGTGCGCAGGCCCATGTTTTGGATCGTGACCGGATCAATCGCGATGGTCGAATACGCTTCCGCCGTCGCGCCTTTGCCCGGCGTCTTGCGCATCGGCGTCAGCTTCATGCCGCAAATCGGACAATTGCCCGGGTGATCTTGAATCACTTGCGGATGCATGCCGCAGGTGTAGAGGGTTTTCTCCGCGGCGACGGCATGGGTGGTGCGTCCGGCGGATTTTCCGAGGAAGTAAGCACCAACCCCAAC
This genomic interval carries:
- a CDS encoding efflux RND transporter periplasmic adaptor subunit, which translates into the protein MKSLKLFAFVLLLAAVGVGAYFLGKSAGRTTHAVAAEKTLYTCGMHPQVIQDHPGNCPICGMKLTPMRKTPGKGATAEAYSTIAIDPVTIQNMGLRTAVVTAGPLRRVVRTVATIDYDETALADVTTKFKGWVEKLYVDAVGAQVHRGDPLFAVYSPELYTAQTEYLLALQAAPGPGGDALRETARTKLKFYDVSDAQIAELEKTRVAQKTLTVQAPMDGFVTEKMVVEGQMVDAGMKLYRLANLGIVWVQAQIYEQDLPFVRLGQEASVSLSYLPDRKFRGRVTYLYPTIDVMTRTARVRMEFHNPGYFLKPGMFASVELVAELAPSAVLVPDMAVLRSGERNTVFIALPGGKFEPRNVMLGARGEHDLIQVLSGLHAGERIVTSGQFLLDSESQLREAMQKMQEPNAPAAEAAHPATQTTNTSAGEPETGMGQAAAAVIYICPMPEHVAIEYEHPGKCPLCGMTLVPVSADLLKKIQPGGAIEYYTCPMPEHANVHEGKPGKCPLCGMTLIPVMAKPSPRETSLQSSPQKETPLPTLYTCPMAAHADVVSDKPGFCPKCEMELVPTSTVPHGKIAEDHWRKEHQP